In Nymphaea colorata isolate Beijing-Zhang1983 chromosome 5, ASM883128v2, whole genome shotgun sequence, one genomic interval encodes:
- the LOC116255198 gene encoding uncharacterized protein LOC116255198, which yields MYVIIAQLAYVELVSACRITEKEATEWIASTIHPCLPPQTYLTCRFFSARKHGLVDAAVRNCDSDRTAIVAFPGGMGTLDEIFEILALIQLKRIGSKFPVPFLLMNYDSFHSRFLDFLDDCEHYGAPSRGDLASMWKICSDNHEGLAYLAEFYGLSSNLDYMLN from the exons ATGTATGTTATAATTGCTCAGCTAGCATATGTAGAGCTGGTATCTGCTTGTAGGATAACTGAAAA GGAGGCCACTGAATGGATTGCCTCAACTATCCATCCTTGCCTTCCTCCTCAAACATATTTAACTTGCAG ATTTTTCTCTGCACGGAAGCATGGCCTTGTGGATGCTGCTGTTAGGAACTGTGATTCTGACAGAACAGCTATAGTTGCTTTCCCTGGTGGAATGGGCACTCTAGATGAGATATTTGAGATATTGGCATTGATTCAGCTAAAGAGGATAGGGTCTAAATTTCcggttccttttcttttgatgaattATGATTCTTTCCACTCGAGGTTTTTGGACTTCCTTGATGACTGTGAACATTATGGTGCCCCCTCCAGAGGAGACCTTGCATCAATGTGGAAGATTTGTAGTGATAACCATGAAGGTCTTGCTTACTTGGCTGAATTTTATGGCCTCTCATCAAATTTAGATTATATGCTAAATTAG
- the LOC116254965 gene encoding protein RTF1 homolog, with product MADLENLLLEAAGRTTASGSRSRMQTKRSYSDEPSYSKSSSEDEDSDDPGFASRKPSGSQIPLKKRFDAAEKDDERGNRDEDHIDDDDSGHDSDSDSVGSDLYKDDDDREKLSKMTELEREMILADRAESRDDILKKKKAGAWQGDKKNRPTKEAAPPPSRGRASTAKPGRSEYKDALVELAARRKAQDASNQRKKRDFTSGSSRYSPKRKAMTSSPISDSPPGRGRSKGGSSISSDSEGSSNESEKASADDDSSGGHNLVESDDDGHTDKETATFEDIKGITVRRSRLLKWFMEPFFEDAIVGCFVRVGIGMSKTGRSIYRLCLVRNVDASDPDRQYKFENKTTHKYLNCVWGNENAAARWQMARVSDSPPLDEEFSELLREIERHGGHMPSKTNVLEKREAIQKLSNFVYSAATVKQMLQEKKSASIRPLNIAAEKDRLRKEMDIAQSKGDHDEVERIRGRLQELEAMSRQVKDKDSKAMKLAEMNRKNRVENFKNASELKPVNTSLKAGEAGYDPFSRRWTRSRNYYVSKPAEEDDLKVPTAVSGHDRDKAGEVATAAALEAAAGAGKLVDTNAPVDAGTELHMLHDFDLPISLSGLQKFNGPQGAFLAFMAKKQRLEATIGVKIPENDGRRHTLTLTVSDYKRRRGLL from the coding sequence ATGGCAGACTTGGAGAACTTGCTGCTGGAGGCAGCAGGAAGGACAACTGCATCTGGAAGTAGGTCAAGGATGCAGACTAAGAGATCATATTCAGACGAACCTAGTTATTCCAAGTCCTCATCAGAGGATGAAGATTCAGATGATCCTGGTTTTGCTAGCAGAAAGCCTTCTGGGTCTCAAATTCCACTTAAGAAGAGGTTTGACGCAGCTGAAAAGGACGACGAAAGGGGCAACAGGGATGAGGATCacattgatgatgatgacagTGGGCATGACTCTGATAGTGATTCTGTGGGTAGTGACCTTtacaaagatgatgatgacagggaaaaattgtcaaaaatgaCAGAATTAGAGCGGGAGATGATTCTAGCGGACAGGGCAGAGTCAAGAGatgatattttgaagaaaaagaaagcggGAGCATGGCAGGGCGACAAAAAAAATCGGCCTACAAAGGAGGCTGCTCCACCACCATCCCGTGGGCGTGCATCAACGGCAAAACCTGGAAGAAGTGAATACAAAGATGCTTTGGTTGAATTGGCAGCAAGGCGCAAGGCTCAGGATGCTAGCAACCAGCGGAAAAAGAGGGACTTCACTAGTGGAAGCAGCCGATATTCTCCAAAGAGAAAAGCTATGACATCCAGTCCTATCAGTGATTCACCTCCAGGCAGAGGTAGGAGCAAAGGAGGCAGCAGCATCTCCAGCGACAGTGAAGGCAGCAGTAATGAAAGTGAGAAAGCAAGTGCTGATGATGACTCAAGTGGTGGCCACAATTTGGTTGAAAGCGATGATGATGGACACACCGACAAGGAGACTGCAACATTCGAGGATATCAAAGGCATAACAGTTCGCCGGTCCCGGCTTCTAAAATGGTTTATGGAGCCTTTTTTTGAGGATGCAATTGTTGGATGCTTTGTTCGGGTTGGAATTGGAATGTCCAAGACTGGGCGCAGCATATATAGGCTTTGCCTGGTCAGGAATGTAGACGCCTCAGATCCTGATAGGCAGTACAAGTTTGAGAATAAGACCACACACAAGTACCTCAATTGTGTGTGGGGCAATGAGAATGCAGCAGCAAGGTGGCAGATGGCTCGGGTCTCGGACTCACCCCCATTGGACGAAGAGTTCTCGGAGTTGCTACGAGAAATCGAGCGACATGGTGGGCATATGCCAAGCAAGACTAATGTGCTGGAGAAGCGTGAAGCCATTCAGAAGCTCAGCAACTTTGTATATTCAGCTGCAACAGTCAAGCAGATGTTGCAAGAAAAGAAATCTGCTTCTATCAGGCCATTGAACATAGCAGCTGAGAAAGATAGGCTGAGGAAGGAGATGGATATAGCACAGAGCAAGGGTGACCATGATGAAGTGGAAAGAATCAGAGGGAGGTTGCAGGAGTTAGAGGCTATGTCTAGGCAAGTGAAGGATAAAGACTCCAAGGCCATGAAGCTGGCAGAGATGAACAGGAAGAACAGGGTGGAGAATTTCAAGAATGCATCTGAGCTCAAGCCAGTGAATACTAGCCTGAAAGCAGGTGAGGCTGGGTATGATCCCTTTTCTCGAAGGTGGACACGATCACGAAACTACTATGTATCAAAACCAGCAGAAGAAGATGATCTGAAAGTACCGACTGCTGTATCTGGTCATGACCGAGACAAGGCTGGAGAGGTAGCAACTGCAGCTGCTCTTGAAGCAGCAGCGGGTGCTGGAAAGCTTGTCGACACAAATGCACCTGTGGATGCAGGGACCGAGTTACATATGCTCCATGACTTTGACCTGCCAATCTCTCTTTCTGGGTTGCAGAAATTCAATGGACCCCAGGGTGCATTTTTGGCATTCATGGCAAAGAAACAGCGGTTAGAGGCTACAATTGGTGTCAAAATCCCAGAGAACGATGGAAGAAGGCATACCTTGACTTTGACTGTTAGTGATTACAAGCGCCGAAGAGGCTTGCTTTGA